The genomic stretch TGGCAACAGTTTCTTGTTTATCGCATCTGACGTCACGGTTTGAATCGGCTTCCAGTTAGCTGATCAAACGCCCTTTCCGCCGGCCGATATACCTATGCTCGTTCCCCTTGTCGATTCGAATCTAGTAGACTGTTTGACAGCGATGTGCTGCCGGCTGTGGTCGTGGGTACCACGCGAACCTGTTGGTGCACCGAAGTCGGCGAGTCGACGACTTTTGGGTTTTAGTTTCACCTCAACCGCGCCGACTCGGTGACCATGACCGTTACGTCAGCATGAAACGAGAAAGTGAGCGAGAATCCCTACTCAGCGCCAAGCGAAGAACTCAATGCCAAGATATCAAGCGTTGGCATCCCCGCGTTATTGTTGCTTGTACTTCTACTGCTCACCATTTTTGTTGATGCGTGGTACGTCATCATGTTCTTCCTTGACTTGCAGAACGCCGCGCAGGGAATGGGATGGTCCTTCTGGATGGTGCGAGATTGGACATTCCCTATTGGTCTATCGATTGTAATAGCAGCGCATTGCGTCATCTTTGCCGCGATGGTGTCTGTTCTGCGTCGTCGCCGGTACAAACTGTCAGTCATCGGGTGCATTGTCTCGCTAATCCCCGTTTTGAGTCCCGGCATTATCCTTGGCTTTCCGCTTGCGATATGGTGTCTCGTACTGCTGTCGCGGCCCAGTGTGCGATCTGAGTTCTCATCGAATTGACGTAACAATCGCGTGCACCGGTGTACGCGAGTCAATCGGTTTGGCAGTTGAAAATCTTCCGCGCGTACCCGGTGACGCGTGACGTTCGCGCGGGTAGTTGGACTGCTTGATGACTCATCTCGTTCTCAGTTGGTCATCGCCCTTCGCAATATAAAGCGTTTGGATCCGGCCCTTCTGATTTCAAGTGTCAACAGATAGCTGATAGCTGCAATTGAATTTACGGTTGATTGTTGCTCGTGAACACGGCCCACGAGATTTCACGAGACGACAGTTTCCTATCGATCGCAACTGAATTCACGGTTTGATTATGTTGCTTGAACATCGCCCATCTGAATTCACGGGTCAGCAGTTGCCTGTCTATCGCTTCTGATGTGACGGTTTGATTTCGGCTCCGAGATAGTGGATCAAACGCCCTTTCCGCCAGCCGGAAAATCTATGCTCGTTCCCCTTCGCGATTCCGATCGGGTAGACTTGTCAGCAGCGATGTGATGCAGGCTGTGGTCGTGTGTACCACGCGAACCATGACATGAACCGAAGTGACGGAGTCGGGGTTTCTGAAGTGGTGTGTCATCCGCCGTCACTCGGTTATGTCCGCCGTTCGTCGATGGAAGTTGGCATCGGCATCTCGCTCTTGATCTTGGTTGTGAATTAAATCTGTATTATGGAACAAACCGACATTGACCGCATTGAATCTACGCTAGGAATCAAGATTCCCGAGAGGCATGCGCAGTTCCTGAAGAATTACAGCTTCCAGGAGCCGCAGGACTTCTTAATGGTTGATGCCGAAACGATGATTTTTGAGAATGACAATCCCGACTGGGATTCGAACTTCCTCATCGTCGGAAATGATGGTTGTGGCAATCCGCTGTGCCTTCGTCTTTCGCCGCCATCCAACGAACTCTGGATCTGTGAGTTCGATCCGCCTGACGGATTCAGCGTACACATGACTTGCGAAGAACTTGAAGAGATTTACGGCAGATTTGAGTCCAATGCCTGAAAACACGACGAACCATGGGTTGCAACGGAGCGGGCGAGCTATGCGTTTCGATAATAGAAAGTCGCTTGCGCCCGCCCGCTGAACCCCGCCGTTCGCGCGGGTAGGTGAACTGTTGAACGACTTATCTTCCTTTCCGATAGGCATCGCCCTTTGCACTACACGGCGTTTGGAACTGGCCCATCTGAAGTAACGTCGCAACCGTTAGCTGATCGCCGCAAATGATTCTGCGGTTTGATA from Stieleria sp. JC731 encodes the following:
- a CDS encoding SMI1/KNR4 family protein; the encoded protein is MEQTDIDRIESTLGIKIPERHAQFLKNYSFQEPQDFLMVDAETMIFENDNPDWDSNFLIVGNDGCGNPLCLRLSPPSNELWICEFDPPDGFSVHMTCEELEEIYGRFESNA